TCGAGGCCGCTGCTTCAGGGGCCCCGCTACCCCGGCACTTGGCGGGGCTGGGCCAGCAGCTCTGGCCCACAAGCAGCTGGAGTCCAGAGCTCCAGGACGCAGCCTTcgggcggggcagggggcaggggcctCTCTGGGCCCTGCCCCCGCCACTCAGGGCCATGTGGCGCGACGCCCTTGACCCTCCACCCAACGTGTCTGCCTGTCTTGGGTGTGGCTCCCGCGGCTGCCCGTGTACAAGGGGCTCCCACACCTTCCCTGTCTGTGGCCCCAGGAGGCTCCCTGGGGAGCTGTGGGGTGCCATGCAGCCTGGTGGGTGAGAAGCTGGCTGGGCAAGGCGAGAGCGGGCCGTAGGCCAGCCCAGACCCAGGAGATGACGTGTCCCTGGTCTCTGGAGGCCGTTGCTGGCCGAGGCTGGGTTTGTGAAGAGGGGGTCGTGCGGGGCAGGCCCTCAGCTGCCTGGGCGGCACTGTCTGCTCTCCTGCAGCCCCTGGGCCTGCCTGGCCCTTTGGTGCCGCCCCAAAGCCTTCCCCCTGCTTCTGGTACCTCTGCCAGACCCCCCCGTAGGAGACGCGCATCCCGAGCTGCGTTCCCTCTGCAGCCTGGGCCTCCAGGTGGGTGCTGCCTATTTGCAGCTCCAGCTCTCGCCTGCTGTGAGCTCTCAGGACAGGCCACCGCCAGGTGGGGTGACATTGTAGGACCGCGTGTGTCCTGGTAAGCTGGCCGGTCAGGCGTTTGACTGGGAGAGGGTGTGGCAGGTGGCCCCTGCATCTCTGAGCTTGTCACCTCCTCGTGAAACTTGCCAGGTAAGGGACCCCACCAGTGTCCCCTGGGGAAGCATCACTTTTCTGCAGAACCTTCCGTACCCTGCCTGGGGCCTGTGCCTtgtgggctggggcaggaggtcCCTGTGCCTGCAGAGGAAGGCCAGGCACCCAGCCACCGGCTAAAGGCAAGAGCTTGTCGTGACGGGGGCTCCATCCTCGGCTGCCGGTGCTGCAGGAACGGCCGAGGCGGGCAGGGGCGTGAGTTACAGCGTGGCGCTCCAGGCCCAGCTTTCCCCGGCCCCTCAGCGCTCTGGCCTGCTTCTTCCCACCACCCCACACAGGGCGTGGGCGCTCCCGGTGCAGCGCCTGCCACACGGCCCGGCGCTGCGAGGACTGGCCCGACTGGCAGGGCGGTGCCCTGGGCGTGGGTGGCAGCTCCGTCGGGCAGGCTTGGACTTTGGGACCGTTGGCTGTGGCCTCAGGGCCCTCACCAGCTCAGTGGGATGCAGGCGGGCTGCCGGACGGCGCGGGTCTCTTTCTGCTGCTGAAGACACAGGCGTCTGGGAAGTGCCTGGTGTCGGGGTCGGCTCCTTCTCACTGGCGTGCCGGGGGCAGCGCCGAGGGGCTTCCCGTCCCTGCACTGGTGCCCGCGGGGTGGGTTGCGAGTCTCGGAGCTTGGCGTGAGGTCAGACAGGGCTGGGCCTGCGGGTGCCGGGAGGAGCTGGGGTGGCTGCTCCGGGGCCAGAGATGACAGGGTTgtgtccctctctctttcttgcaGATCTTGAGCAATGCACGGTTATTTTTAGAGAACCTCATCAAGTGagtgggccctggccctgccccacccactgccagctcaggccccgcccctcacccACTCAGACCCTCATCCCCCACCTGCCCATCCGCAGGTACGGCATCCTGGTGGATCCCATCCAGGTGGTGTCTCTGTTTCTGAAGGATCCCTACAGCTGGCCCGCTCTGTGCCTGGTTATTGGTGAGCTGAGTGCCCAGGAGGCCTCGGGTGGGGACAGGGCTGACCCGGGCCTGAACCTGCCCTGTGGCGCTTCTGTCCTCAGTGGCCAACGTCTTTGCTGTGGCTGCGTTCCAGGTGGAGAAGCGCCTGGCTGTGGTAAGCAGCGCCCTCACGCCCACCCTTGCCCTGCCCGGAGGTCTGCTCCTCACCAGCCGAACTTAGGGCGGGCCAGCAGCCCGTCCCACTGTGTTTCATTCAGGGTGTGGGGCTGTGTTCGGCTTTCCCGGGAGGGGCTGCACCTCGGGGCCTGGCGGCCATGCCCTAGGGAGACCCCCTGGCCAGGGAGTGGGGGCCCCCGGCTGAGCAGTGtgctcccccacccaccccagggcgCCCTGACGGAGCAGGCGGGGCTGCTGCTGCACGTGGTCAACTTGGCCACCATTCTCTGCTTCCCGGCGGCTGTGGCCTTCCTGCTTGCGTCCATCACTCCAGGTGGGCCACCCGTCTCACCCCCATCCCAGCCTGTCTCTGGGGCCCGTGGGAGAGACCTAGGCGAGCCACAGGGGCTGCCCCTGTGGCCGTGGCTCTCCTGTGGGCAGTGTGGGAGGCGCATGGCCTGAGCTTGCCTCTCCTGCAGTGGGCTCCGTGCTGGCTCTGATGGTGTACACCATCCTCTTCCTCAAGCTGTGCTCCTACCGGGATGTCAACCTGTGGTGCCGAGAGCGCAGGGCTAGGGCCAAGGCCAAGGCTGGTgaggggctgcctggggctggggccacCGGGGCTGCCACCTGCTGTGGGGCTGGACCCGGGCAGCATCGCAGCCTCACCCCGCCCTGCCACTTGCTCGTAGCTGCTGCGGGTAAGAAGGCCAACGGGGGAGCTGCCCAGTGCACCGTGAGCTACCCTGACAACCTGACCTACCGTGGTGAGAACCCTgccggggcctgggggaggggggctgctgGGGGCCGGGCCTCCTCGGCCTGCTAGCCCCACCCTCCCGTTGCAGATTTGTACTACTTCCTCTTTGCCCCCACCCTGTGTTACGAGCTCAACTTCCCCCGCTCCGCCCGCATCCGAAAGCGTTTCCTGCTGCGGCGGCTCCTTGAGATggtgaggctggaggctgggggcctCGCGGGCTGGGGGGCCACCGGGCACTGGGGGGCTCAGCCCGctcttctctgcttcctcctccagcTGTTCCTCACGCAGCTCATGGTGGGGCTGATTCAGCAGGTAcgcgggctgggctgggggctgtgctgggcgggggcgggggggggggagttgCTGGAGGAGGGTAGCTCGGGCGGCCGGGGAGCTGACGACCTGCCCTCTTTGCAGTGGATGGTCCCCACCATCCAGAACTCCATGAAGCCCTTCAAGGTGAGCAGGCAGGCCCTGGCGGGGTGGGGTCTGAGGGCGGGACCGAGGGAGCCAGCTGCACCCTGTCTCTGCAGGACATGGACTACTCGCGCATCATCGAGCGCCTCCTGAAGCTGGCGGTGAGCAGCCTGGTGGGTGGGGGCAcgttgggggggtggtggtggtggtggtctggAACCTGGCACACGCCTCCCCACAGGTCCCCAACCACCTCATCTGGCTCATCTTCTTCTACTGGCTGTTCCACTCCTGCCTGAACGCCGTGGCCGAGCTCATGCACTTCGGAGACCGCGAGTTCTATcgggactggtggtgggtggcCTTGGGTgtggggccgggggctggggggggagggCCGTGGCGCAGCCCGGTCACCCGCCGTCTCCCGACCCCCAGGAACTCTGAGTCCGTCACCTACTTTTGGCAGAACTGGAACATCCCCGTACACAAGTGGTGCCTAAGGTGGGTGTGGGTGCTGCAGCCGGCGGGCGGGCGGACGGGCGGCCGGCACGTGGCCCGGGCGCCCGCCCCACGGCCGCTTCCTTCTGCAGACACTTCTACAAGCCCATGCTCCGGAGAGGCAGCAGCA
This window of the Balaenoptera musculus isolate JJ_BM4_2016_0621 chromosome 17, mBalMus1.pri.v3, whole genome shotgun sequence genome carries:
- the DGAT1 gene encoding diacylglycerol O-acyltransferase 1 isoform X3, whose product is MGDRSGASGSRRRRTGSRPSSQGGSGPAAAAEEEVRDVGAGGDAPAPEKDKDGDVDVGSGQWDLRCHRLQDSLFSSDSGFNNYRGILNWCVVMLILSNARLFLENLIKYGILVDPIQVVSLFLKDPYSWPALCLVIVANVFAVAAFQVEKRLAVGALTEQAGLLLHVVNLATILCFPAAVAFLLASITPAAAGKKANGGAAQCTVSYPDNLTYRDLYYFLFAPTLCYELNFPRSARIRKRFLLRRLLEMLFLTQLMVGLIQQWMVPTIQNSMKPFKDMDYSRIIERLLKLAVPNHLIWLIFFYWLFHSCLNAVAELMHFGDREFYRDWWNSESVTYFWQNWNIPVHKWCLRHFYKPMLRRGSSKWAARMGVFLASAFFHEYLVSIPLRMFRLWAFTGMMAQIPLAWIVGRFFRGNYGNAAVWLTLIIGQPVAVLMYVHDYYVLNYEAPTAGA
- the DGAT1 gene encoding diacylglycerol O-acyltransferase 1 isoform X2, which encodes MGDRSGASGSRRRRTGSRPSSQGGSGPAAAAEEEVRDVGAGGDAPAPEKDKDGDVDVGSGQWDLRCHRLQDSLFSSDSGFNNYRGILNWCVVMLILSNARLFLENLIKYGILVDPIQVVSLFLKDPYSWPALCLVIVANVFAVAAFQVEKRLAVGALTEQAGLLLHVVNLATILCFPAAVAFLLASITPVGSVLALMVYTILFLKLCSYRDVNLWCRERRARAKAKAAAAGKKANGGAAQCTVSYPDNLTYRDLYYFLFAPTLCYELNFPRSARIRKRFLLRRLLEMLFLTQLMVGLIQQWMVPTIQNSMKPFKDMDYSRIIERLLKLAVPNHLIWLIFFYWLFHSCLNAVAELMHFGDREFYRDWWNSESVTYFWQNWNIPVHKWCLRHFYKPMLRRGSSKWAARMGVFLASAFFHEIPLAWIVGRFFRGNYGNAAVWLTLIIGQPVAVLMYVHDYYVLNYEAPTAGA
- the DGAT1 gene encoding diacylglycerol O-acyltransferase 1 isoform X1 — its product is MGDRSGASGSRRRRTGSRPSSQGGSGPAAAAEEEVRDVGAGGDAPAPEKDKDGDVDVGSGQWDLRCHRLQDSLFSSDSGFNNYRGILNWCVVMLILSNARLFLENLIKYGILVDPIQVVSLFLKDPYSWPALCLVIVANVFAVAAFQVEKRLAVGALTEQAGLLLHVVNLATILCFPAAVAFLLASITPVGSVLALMVYTILFLKLCSYRDVNLWCRERRARAKAKAAAAGKKANGGAAQCTVSYPDNLTYRDLYYFLFAPTLCYELNFPRSARIRKRFLLRRLLEMLFLTQLMVGLIQQWMVPTIQNSMKPFKDMDYSRIIERLLKLAVPNHLIWLIFFYWLFHSCLNAVAELMHFGDREFYRDWWNSESVTYFWQNWNIPVHKWCLRHFYKPMLRRGSSKWAARMGVFLASAFFHEYLVSIPLRMFRLWAFTGMMAQIPLAWIVGRFFRGNYGNAAVWLTLIIGQPVAVLMYVHDYYVLNYEAPTAGA
- the DGAT1 gene encoding diacylglycerol O-acyltransferase 1 isoform X4; this encodes MGDRSGASGSRRRRTGSRPSSQGGSGPAAAAEEEVRDVGAGGDAPAPEKDKDGDVDVGSGQWDLRCHRLQDSLFSSDSGFNNYRGILNWCVVMLILSNARLFLENLIKYGILVDPIQVVSLFLKDPYSWPALCLVIGGEAPGCAAAGKKANGGAAQCTVSYPDNLTYRDLYYFLFAPTLCYELNFPRSARIRKRFLLRRLLEMLFLTQLMVGLIQQWMVPTIQNSMKPFKDMDYSRIIERLLKLAVPNHLIWLIFFYWLFHSCLNAVAELMHFGDREFYRDWWNSESVTYFWQNWNIPVHKWCLRHFYKPMLRRGSSKWAARMGVFLASAFFHEYLVSIPLRMFRLWAFTGMMAQIPLAWIVGRFFRGNYGNAAVWLTLIIGQPVAVLMYVHDYYVLNYEAPTAGA